One Pyrofollis japonicus DNA window includes the following coding sequences:
- a CDS encoding methyltransferase — MKQIGYTCSEFSKMYKVFIENDYIYTCGNVYEPAEDTFLAIKAIEKLGKEDIGPELCVDIGAGTGILGIYCLRMFEKYGISIDINPCAIECIRLNIRELGLDAYVDIVQCDNMTCLRSTRKPAIIVYNTPYLPVSDEGLIGLSWSGGLREAKRALALFLEKFGKGCLVLVYSSLSGNDKELRDMLCNGISLSEIVEHFFFEDIKAVIICRSTR, encoded by the coding sequence TTGAAACAAATTGGATACACTTGCAGCGAGTTTAGCAAAATGTACAAGGTCTTTATAGAAAACGATTACATATATACATGTGGCAACGTGTATGAGCCGGCGGAGGATACGTTCCTAGCAATTAAGGCTATTGAGAAACTCGGCAAGGAAGACATCGGCCCAGAGCTATGTGTCGACATAGGTGCCGGCACAGGCATACTAGGGATCTATTGTCTGAGAATGTTCGAGAAATATGGCATCTCGATTGATATAAATCCTTGCGCTATAGAATGCATAAGGCTCAATATACGTGAACTAGGCCTTGACGCATACGTAGATATAGTCCAGTGCGACAACATGACTTGCCTCAGAAGCACGAGAAAACCAGCTATAATCGTCTATAACACGCCATATCTTCCGGTAAGCGATGAAGGTCTTATCGGGTTATCATGGAGCGGTGGCCTGCGCGAGGCAAAACGCGCACTCGCATTGTTTCTTGAAAAGTTCGGTAAGGGTTGCCTGGTGCTTGTATACTCGTCTCTCAGCGGTAACGATAAAGAACTTAGGGATATGTTGTGCAACGGGATTTCTCTCAGCGAGATCGTCGAGCACTTTTTCTTTGAAGATATAAAGGCGGTGATTATATGTCGGAGCACAAGATAA
- a CDS encoding RNA methyltransferase, whose translation MKNSSSQGDYQVKVIYVTRCDEKAFLRAALGLSSALFLSNSIRYWVTYEAMINERIRGNCLRYVLSVDGKRVRWLRPGEKNLQGFINTIKNGKPWPGVVLRKVDNEMVSQKVGCLNIISYLKGQETCPNCIMLDEEEVKDIGLKPWWLLSAIMVVNDEQCRKRC comes from the coding sequence TTGAAAAACTCGTCAAGTCAGGGAGACTACCAGGTTAAGGTAATTTACGTTACGCGGTGCGATGAGAAAGCATTTCTTCGCGCCGCCCTTGGACTCTCTTCAGCACTATTCCTCTCTAACTCTATTCGATACTGGGTAACATATGAAGCAATGATAAATGAGCGCATTAGGGGCAACTGTCTGAGATATGTTCTAAGCGTTGATGGCAAACGAGTTAGGTGGCTAAGACCCGGTGAGAAGAATCTCCAAGGATTCATAAACACAATTAAGAATGGCAAGCCATGGCCGGGCGTCGTTCTCCGCAAAGTCGATAACGAGATGGTTTCTCAAAAGGTGGGCTGTCTTAACATAATAAGCTACCTAAAGGGGCAGGAAACATGTCCTAACTGCATCATGCTTGACGAAGAAGAGGTTAAGGATATTGGTTTAAAGCCCTGGTGGCTCCTCTCAGCAATAATGGTTGTGAATGATGAACAGTGCAGAAAGCGATGCTAG
- a CDS encoding 50S ribosomal protein L16, whose protein sequence is MPQKPARCFTKRRAKAFSGPAYTRQEYIHGVPPPKIQKFTMGNPHGDYDYVLELYVMERGQIRHNALEAARVMVHKYLSTTIGDTNYLFRVRVYPHHVLREHKMMAFAGADRLQEGMRQAFGKPVGTAARVYPGQAVLEVRVRKEHLDHAKEALRRGASKLPLPSRIRIIPLKPELQKSASQ, encoded by the coding sequence ATGCCACAGAAGCCTGCACGATGCTTTACTAAGAGAAGGGCCAAGGCGTTCTCCGGCCCAGCCTATACAAGGCAGGAGTATATCCATGGTGTACCGCCGCCCAAGATCCAGAAGTTCACTATGGGTAACCCTCACGGTGATTATGATTATGTGTTAGAACTATACGTGATGGAGAGAGGGCAGATAAGGCATAACGCCCTTGAGGCAGCGCGTGTAATGGTTCACAAGTATCTCTCAACAACTATTGGCGACACGAACTACTTGTTCCGTGTACGTGTATATCCGCACCACGTTCTACGCGAGCATAAAATGATGGCGTTTGCTGGTGCAGACCGTCTGCAAGAGGGTATGAGGCAAGCATTCGGTAAACCTGTTGGAACAGCGGCCCGTGTCTATCCAGGCCAAGCAGTCCTAGAGGTAAGAGTGCGCAAGGAACACCTAGACCACGCTAAAGAAGCATTACGCAGAGGAGCGTCCAAGCTACCTCTGCCGAGTAGAATAAGGATTATACCGCTAAAGCCTGAGCTCCAGAAATCTGCGAGCCAGTAA
- a CDS encoding DUF655 domain-containing protein, translating into MAQQRQHFQRSRHKRKPHEEYAYVLDYLPMGNPSDKHPKHRTQPVVQLIGEDYFLLLEALPRRGASLEVGERVYVGPIAEKRLKIFRVEAEIEYDDLTSFAKSMLPTIVEEIVRKKEKVFVEFFNIAGPINIRFHSLELLPGVGKKTVEKIIKAREREPFKSYEDIKERVHIDPVKVITERIIEELKGGQKYYLFIRPPRREREDVVPPMFLNYLEVLYERVGKQREDEEL; encoded by the coding sequence TTGGCTCAGCAGCGACAACATTTCCAGCGCTCACGACATAAACGTAAGCCGCACGAGGAGTATGCATACGTTCTTGATTATCTACCGATGGGAAACCCGTCTGATAAGCATCCCAAACACCGTACTCAGCCAGTAGTCCAACTTATAGGTGAAGACTATTTCCTCCTACTTGAGGCTTTACCGAGGCGTGGAGCCTCTCTCGAAGTAGGAGAGAGAGTCTATGTTGGACCTATAGCGGAGAAGCGCCTCAAAATATTCCGTGTCGAAGCGGAAATAGAGTACGATGACTTAACGTCTTTCGCCAAGAGCATGCTTCCTACAATAGTGGAGGAAATTGTGCGTAAAAAGGAAAAAGTCTTCGTGGAATTCTTTAACATAGCAGGCCCGATAAACATCAGGTTTCATAGTCTTGAACTCTTGCCGGGTGTGGGAAAGAAGACTGTTGAAAAGATAATTAAGGCTAGGGAGCGTGAGCCCTTTAAGAGCTATGAGGACATAAAGGAACGTGTTCACATAGACCCCGTTAAAGTCATCACTGAGAGGATAATAGAAGAGCTTAAGGGAGGACAGAAATACTACCTGTTTATACGGCCTCCGCGCCGTGAAAGAGAAGATGTTGTGCCACCCATGTTCCTAAACTATTTAGAAGTATTGTATGAGCGTGTAGGTAAGCAAAGAGAGGACGAGGAACTCTAA
- a CDS encoding tRNA pseudouridine(54/55) synthase Pus10, which yields MNSAESDASKACDIVEKAVAILRDYPLCDRCLGRMFALLGRGWSNKERGDAIKRLVVMGLHARIREGDKEAARLFEQLAPNIGPQASKLYEELFGKQLEPRKCYICGSELDKWIQRAGEESLKQLRLIETRSFLVAAKIDEKIRVREDTLKQRYGLSHAESIGSEVKREVSKIIQAKTELKPNFVNPDVVIAVHIPGGDVELQIMPLLLKGRYWKTSRRISQSFWITRRGEKRYPLSVEEALSPLLDLYDADELVLHASGREDADARMLGTGRPFIVELKRPRKRLVGLHEAAASVEKSTNGLVSVELSGEAVRKDVVELKSSDQKKAKVYKALIVVEKEISDEELRGLEEFFRMREIRQRTPRRVRHRRPDIVRERIVYSVDARKLAANVFEAIIVAEGGLYIKELVSGDEGDTSPSFSEYLGAKALCVELDVIGVKI from the coding sequence ATGAACAGTGCAGAAAGCGATGCTAGCAAGGCCTGTGATATAGTAGAGAAAGCTGTTGCTATACTAAGGGATTATCCTCTCTGTGATAGATGCCTGGGCAGGATGTTCGCGCTTCTCGGGAGAGGGTGGAGTAACAAGGAGCGTGGTGATGCTATTAAGCGCCTGGTAGTAATGGGGCTTCATGCGCGTATAAGAGAAGGCGACAAGGAAGCGGCCAGGCTCTTCGAACAACTAGCGCCGAATATAGGGCCCCAAGCCTCAAAGCTCTACGAAGAACTCTTCGGAAAACAGCTAGAGCCTCGGAAATGCTATATCTGTGGCTCAGAGCTTGATAAATGGATACAGAGAGCCGGCGAGGAGAGTCTTAAGCAGCTCCGCCTCATAGAGACCCGGAGCTTCCTTGTAGCTGCAAAAATAGATGAAAAGATAAGAGTCCGTGAGGACACTCTTAAGCAGCGCTATGGTCTATCCCACGCCGAGTCCATAGGTTCCGAGGTAAAACGTGAAGTAAGTAAAATTATACAAGCAAAAACAGAATTAAAACCAAACTTTGTGAACCCCGATGTCGTGATAGCTGTACATATTCCGGGCGGCGATGTAGAATTACAGATAATGCCCTTGCTCCTCAAGGGAAGATACTGGAAAACTAGTAGAAGAATATCGCAGTCCTTCTGGATTACGCGAAGAGGAGAGAAACGCTATCCATTAAGCGTTGAGGAGGCTCTTAGCCCTCTCCTAGACCTCTACGACGCGGATGAACTCGTGCTTCATGCCTCGGGTAGAGAGGACGCCGACGCGAGAATGCTTGGCACAGGGAGACCATTCATAGTAGAACTCAAGAGGCCTAGAAAGAGGCTTGTCGGTCTTCATGAGGCTGCAGCTTCTGTCGAGAAAAGCACGAATGGCCTAGTAAGTGTCGAGCTTAGTGGGGAAGCCGTGCGCAAGGATGTTGTTGAGCTTAAGTCTAGCGACCAGAAGAAGGCCAAAGTGTATAAAGCACTAATAGTTGTCGAGAAAGAGATTTCCGATGAAGAGTTGCGCGGTCTCGAGGAATTCTTTAGGATGAGGGAGATACGGCAGAGAACGCCGCGTAGGGTAAGGCATCGTCGCCCAGACATTGTGCGCGAAAGGATAGTGTACAGTGTCGATGCAAGAAAACTTGCGGCAAATGTTTTCGAAGCGATTATCGTAGCCGAGGGAGGACTCTACATAAAAGAGCTTGTAAGTGGAGACGAGGGTGACACTTCTCCAAGCTTCTCCGAATATCTCGGAGCCAAGGCCTTGTGCGTAGAACTTGACGTTATTGGTGTTAAGATTTAA
- a CDS encoding translation initiation factor IF-5A has protein sequence MSVNYATLGELRVGSYIVIDGEPCRIVEMSKAKTGKHGSAKAHVVAVCLFSGNKKTLVAPVDTRVEVPIIDKRVGQVIADLGDMVQIMDMETFDTFEVEKPKDEDLRSKLQPGAEVEYWIVMGKYYIAKVRSAPKS, from the coding sequence ATGAGCGTCAACTATGCGACTCTTGGAGAACTACGTGTTGGCAGCTATATCGTGATAGACGGTGAGCCTTGTAGAATAGTTGAAATGAGCAAGGCGAAAACGGGCAAACATGGTAGCGCTAAGGCACATGTTGTTGCTGTTTGCTTGTTCTCGGGCAATAAGAAGACTCTTGTGGCTCCGGTTGACACGCGCGTCGAGGTGCCGATAATCGATAAGAGGGTTGGCCAAGTAATAGCCGACCTCGGCGACATGGTTCAGATCATGGACATGGAGACGTTTGACACATTTGAGGTCGAGAAGCCCAAGGATGAGGATCTGCGCTCCAAGCTACAGCCAGGTGCTGAGGTAGAGTACTGGATAGTTATGGGTAAGTACTATATAGCAAAGGTCAGGAGCGCGCCAAAGAGCTAA
- a CDS encoding signal recognition particle protein Srp54, with amino-acid sequence MPGLEDLRKAVSKLLRRSGPYESIINEYIRDLQKALIAADVNVRIVFDLTKRIREQALKSEPPPGVSRREWLVKITYEELSKLFGGDYEPEVKPPYTPYVIMMVGVQGSGKTTTVGKLAKFYRDMGYKVGVVAADTYRPGAYDQLRQLAERAGAMFYGEPGSKDPIGIAKRGVEELKKRGAEVIIIDTAGRHGYGEEEYLLKEMKDIAAAVKPDEVMLVIDAAMGQKSYDLAKRFHEATPIGSIVITKMDGTAKGGGALSAVAATGARIKFIGTGEDISEIEVFRPKRFVARLLGMGDLESLLERIERLESAKDFEKTVAEMLSGKITFRTIYRQIEQVRKLGPFRKVLQMIPGISSLIESVDDAAKLSEEKTKKWITIINSMTYEELDNPELLEQRSRVKRIAIGAGVETSDVRELYNYYKTVKRMMRTLKKRKDILEKLVKSGRLPG; translated from the coding sequence TTGCCGGGGCTCGAGGATCTGCGTAAGGCCGTTAGCAAGTTACTTAGACGAAGCGGTCCATACGAGAGCATAATTAACGAGTACATAAGGGATCTTCAGAAGGCACTGATAGCTGCTGACGTGAATGTTAGGATAGTATTTGATCTCACAAAGCGTATTCGCGAGCAGGCTCTGAAGAGTGAGCCTCCGCCAGGCGTTAGTAGGAGAGAATGGCTTGTCAAGATAACCTATGAGGAGCTGAGCAAACTATTTGGTGGAGACTACGAACCAGAGGTGAAGCCGCCCTATACTCCATACGTCATAATGATGGTTGGCGTTCAGGGAAGCGGTAAAACGACCACTGTGGGCAAGCTCGCGAAATTTTATCGAGATATGGGTTACAAGGTCGGCGTTGTGGCTGCTGACACGTATAGGCCTGGGGCATATGACCAGCTGAGACAGCTTGCTGAGCGCGCTGGCGCAATGTTCTATGGTGAGCCGGGATCTAAGGACCCTATAGGAATTGCTAAGCGAGGAGTAGAGGAGCTGAAGAAGCGGGGTGCTGAAGTGATAATAATTGATACTGCGGGCCGCCATGGCTATGGTGAGGAAGAGTACTTGTTGAAAGAAATGAAGGATATTGCGGCGGCAGTAAAACCGGATGAAGTCATGCTCGTCATAGACGCGGCTATGGGTCAGAAGAGCTACGACCTGGCAAAGAGGTTCCATGAGGCAACACCTATTGGGAGCATAGTCATCACGAAGATGGATGGTACAGCTAAGGGCGGTGGAGCCCTCTCAGCCGTTGCGGCGACAGGTGCAAGGATAAAGTTCATCGGCACAGGCGAAGATATTAGCGAGATAGAGGTTTTCCGGCCTAAGCGTTTCGTAGCTCGATTGCTTGGAATGGGAGACCTAGAGTCTCTCTTGGAGAGAATAGAGAGGCTTGAAAGCGCAAAAGACTTCGAGAAAACCGTTGCCGAGATGCTCTCTGGCAAAATAACATTTAGAACAATATATAGGCAGATAGAGCAGGTACGCAAGCTGGGACCATTTAGAAAAGTCCTCCAAATGATTCCCGGCATCTCGTCCCTCATAGAGTCTGTCGATGATGCGGCCAAACTCAGTGAAGAGAAGACAAAGAAGTGGATAACGATAATCAATTCCATGACGTATGAGGAGCTCGATAACCCTGAACTGCTTGAACAACGCTCACGCGTCAAGCGGATCGCGATAGGTGCGGGTGTTGAAACAAGCGACGTGAGAGAACTCTATAACTACTATAAGACGGTGAAAAGGATGATGAGGACACTTAAGAAGAGGAAGGATATACTTGAAAAACTCGTCAAGTCAGGGAGACTACCAGGTTAA
- a CDS encoding RNA methyltransferase yields MSEHKIRLVLVGTEGEINLGFIARLSANFAVDEFFLVNPKVDPQSHEARRFAANGAYMLDQAKVVHSLNEALAGVDVAACTSAKIGQKSDVLRHAVDVREFAEEIAPRYKSIAIVFGRESVGLTREEILKCHLLIHIPANPEYPVLNLSHAVAIVLYELWRALRKVRLHESAPSEQIQRVYSVIENIVANIIDKERQPHVLAAVKHLLWKSQLTIGEASMLYYLFKRIRRLVERCGEGNEYG; encoded by the coding sequence ATGTCGGAGCACAAGATAAGGCTCGTACTTGTAGGTACTGAGGGCGAAATAAACCTAGGATTTATAGCGAGACTTTCAGCAAATTTTGCCGTAGATGAGTTCTTCCTTGTCAATCCAAAGGTAGATCCTCAAAGTCATGAAGCTCGAAGATTCGCAGCCAATGGAGCCTATATGCTTGACCAGGCAAAAGTTGTTCACAGTCTTAATGAGGCGCTTGCCGGCGTCGATGTGGCTGCTTGTACGAGTGCAAAAATAGGTCAAAAGAGTGACGTTCTGCGGCACGCTGTCGATGTACGAGAATTTGCAGAAGAAATAGCACCTCGATACAAAAGCATAGCTATCGTGTTTGGCCGCGAAAGTGTAGGTCTTACACGGGAAGAGATCCTTAAGTGCCATCTACTTATACATATACCTGCAAACCCTGAATATCCAGTACTTAACCTTAGCCATGCGGTAGCGATAGTTCTCTACGAGCTTTGGCGAGCCCTTAGAAAAGTACGGTTACATGAATCTGCTCCGTCGGAACAAATACAAAGAGTGTACTCGGTCATCGAAAACATTGTTGCAAACATAATTGATAAGGAGCGTCAACCTCACGTGTTGGCAGCAGTAAAACACCTGTTGTGGAAATCTCAGCTAACCATCGGAGAAGCGTCGATGCTTTACTATTTATTTAAGCGCATAAGACGTCTCGTTGAAAGGTGCGGTGAAGGAAATGAGTATGGTTGA
- a CDS encoding methyltransferase domain-containing protein, which translates to MSMVEVIFTTNPGIEDIAADEISAKLGARIIDIRKGLGRVVATVPRDSIELIETLRSIHRARILVSRGKVCAEQQCLNGLKKVVTHPDLTKYITPLTSFAIRAERSGLHEYTSLDIARVAGDAVIELVSKAFSERPPVDLDYPSIIVAVDVINEDVLVSIELGGDLSWHRRGYRIYDHPAALKPTLAYAMLVLSGARDGDVILDPMCGGGTVAIEAAYLFEDSEIICMDKNPRHIRGAKLNAKAAQVYQRIRFIVGDARKLSSYIDEADVVVSNPPYGIRLGSPHEVRRVYRDFLQEAVSVVRKSIALITTEHIVVKEVVSKNRWRIVEDRIVSHGNLHPHIIVASPQQ; encoded by the coding sequence ATGAGTATGGTTGAGGTAATCTTTACAACAAATCCGGGCATAGAAGATATAGCTGCTGATGAAATATCTGCAAAACTTGGGGCAAGAATCATAGATATTCGTAAGGGACTTGGAAGAGTTGTTGCGACGGTTCCTAGAGACAGCATTGAACTTATCGAAACTCTTCGCTCAATCCATCGTGCAAGAATTCTTGTTTCCAGGGGAAAGGTATGCGCTGAGCAACAATGCTTGAACGGGCTGAAAAAAGTAGTTACGCATCCCGATCTAACTAAATACATAACCCCATTAACGTCCTTCGCTATAAGGGCTGAACGAAGCGGGTTACACGAGTACACTTCGCTTGATATAGCACGCGTAGCTGGGGACGCTGTTATAGAGCTTGTTAGTAAGGCCTTCTCTGAAAGACCCCCAGTAGACCTTGACTACCCATCAATAATAGTGGCTGTTGATGTGATAAATGAGGATGTCCTAGTCTCTATTGAACTTGGAGGCGACCTTTCATGGCATCGGCGTGGTTATAGAATATATGATCATCCAGCGGCGCTCAAGCCAACACTTGCCTATGCCATGTTAGTGTTGTCAGGGGCAAGAGACGGAGATGTAATACTTGACCCTATGTGTGGTGGTGGAACTGTTGCTATAGAAGCTGCGTATCTCTTTGAAGACTCGGAGATAATATGTATGGATAAGAATCCGCGTCACATAAGAGGCGCAAAACTCAATGCAAAGGCTGCGCAAGTGTATCAGCGCATACGCTTCATTGTGGGAGACGCAAGGAAGCTGAGTAGCTATATAGATGAGGCTGATGTTGTTGTTTCAAACCCTCCTTATGGTATAAGGTTAGGGAGCCCGCATGAGGTGAGGAGAGTTTATCGTGACTTCCTCCAAGAGGCAGTAAGTGTTGTTAGAAAAAGCATAGCATTGATAACAACGGAGCACATTGTAGTAAAAGAAGTTGTGTCAAAGAATAGATGGCGTATAGTAGAGGACAGAATTGTTTCTCACGGTAATCTTCATCCTCACATAATTGTTGCCTCGCCGCAGCAATAG
- a CDS encoding 50S ribosomal protein L21e, which yields MKPSKGYRHRTRKVFKKHIRERGAVPPLSLLMHEYKPGDRVYIIVNPSIMKGMPHRRYHGKVGIVVGKRGKAYIVQVKVGSKVKTLFIRPEHLRPVPPEALTPPSSEKA from the coding sequence GTGAAGCCGTCCAAGGGGTACCGGCATAGAACAAGGAAGGTGTTCAAAAAACACATACGTGAAAGAGGAGCAGTGCCACCGCTAAGCCTTCTAATGCATGAGTATAAGCCGGGAGACAGGGTCTACATCATCGTGAACCCGTCGATAATGAAAGGAATGCCGCATCGACGATACCACGGCAAGGTTGGTATTGTTGTTGGTAAGCGCGGAAAAGCATACATAGTACAAGTCAAGGTTGGCAGCAAAGTAAAAACACTCTTCATACGCCCCGAGCACCTTCGGCCAGTTCCGCCAGAAGCACTAACGCCGCCGAGCAGCGAAAAAGCCTAA
- the rsmA gene encoding 16S rRNA (adenine(1518)-N(6)/adenine(1519)-N(6))-dimethyltransferase RsmA yields the protein MEGIRPRKRLGQHFLVSRRVSSFFAKWACRFRRLLEIGPGTGSLTAQILRTCNVELLVGLEIDTRLLENLSSLSLIAEALQAVHGDALSPPLRLKGFDAAYGSIPYNITGPLIRLIVSEFQKPVLLLIQKEVADRLGARPGTPKYGRITVLVQLVYDVVKHMVVPPSAFKPRPKVFSQIVELVPKNGVKNRVVSKVEEVTRCFFSQRNKKALKIARQCLGEIPQSIVKKYDLSNKRVYELPPNFFTEILELNT from the coding sequence ATGGAGGGAATACGGCCTAGAAAGAGGCTTGGCCAGCATTTTCTCGTATCACGTCGTGTAAGCTCGTTTTTTGCTAAGTGGGCATGCCGTTTTCGCAGGCTTCTTGAGATAGGCCCCGGAACAGGGTCTCTCACAGCCCAAATCCTAAGAACATGTAATGTAGAGTTATTAGTAGGCTTGGAGATTGATACTAGGCTGCTAGAAAATCTTTCTTCTCTAAGCCTTATCGCCGAGGCACTTCAAGCTGTGCATGGTGACGCGCTTTCCCCTCCCCTGAGGCTTAAAGGCTTTGACGCTGCGTACGGGAGCATTCCATACAATATAACGGGGCCACTTATCCGGCTTATTGTCTCAGAGTTCCAGAAGCCTGTGCTTCTTTTAATTCAAAAAGAGGTAGCTGATAGACTCGGTGCTAGACCAGGAACACCCAAGTATGGAAGAATCACAGTGCTTGTGCAACTAGTCTACGATGTCGTTAAGCATATGGTTGTTCCGCCTTCGGCTTTTAAGCCTCGCCCTAAGGTGTTTTCGCAGATTGTTGAACTAGTGCCCAAAAATGGTGTCAAAAACAGAGTAGTAAGCAAGGTTGAAGAGGTAACTAGATGCTTTTTCTCGCAGAGAAATAAGAAAGCCCTAAAGATAGCAAGACAGTGTCTAGGCGAGATTCCACAAAGTATTGTGAAGAAATATGATCTTTCTAATAAGAGGGTATATGAATTACCGCCCAACTTCTTCACAGAAATATTGGAATTGAATACATGA